The Aminithiophilus ramosus genome contains a region encoding:
- the rd gene encoding rubredoxin — translation MKKYLCTVCGYVYDPATGDPDAGIAPGTPFEEIPEDWVCPVCGVGKDMFEATE, via the coding sequence ATGAAAAAGTACCTCTGCACCGTCTGCGGCTACGTCTATGATCCGGCCACCGGTGACCCTGATGCCGGCATCGCACCGGGAACGCCCTTTGAAGAGATTCCGGAGGATTGGGTCTGTCCCGTCTGCGGCGTCGGCAAGGACATGTTCGAGGCCACGGAGTAG
- a CDS encoding MotA/TolQ/ExbB proton channel family protein: MDLSLVAFGGPVLWVIGGLSVVSFAVVVERLLFFRRNRTDVVALELELCKALHDRDRERASSLVQGADTSAHRLCAAAVSHWAVDREALRELLGQQVRRELFRWQKGLDLLATLARVAPLLGLLGTVLGMIDIFRILPEGGRADMAFLAAGIWKALITTVAGLSVAVPVILVHAYLIHRVDDEEETLLRTTDFLVREKLLGGDRP, encoded by the coding sequence ATGGACCTTTCTCTCGTCGCTTTCGGCGGTCCCGTCCTCTGGGTCATCGGCGGCCTCTCCGTCGTCTCCTTCGCCGTCGTCGTCGAGCGCCTTCTTTTCTTCCGGCGCAATCGAACCGACGTGGTCGCCCTGGAACTGGAACTGTGCAAGGCCCTTCACGATAGGGACAGAGAGAGGGCCTCGTCCCTGGTGCAAGGCGCCGACACGTCGGCCCATCGCCTCTGCGCCGCCGCCGTCAGCCATTGGGCCGTCGACAGGGAGGCCCTGAGGGAGCTGCTCGGTCAGCAGGTGCGGCGGGAGCTTTTTCGCTGGCAGAAGGGACTGGACCTTCTGGCGACCCTGGCCCGGGTGGCCCCTCTTCTGGGGCTTCTGGGCACGGTCCTGGGGATGATCGACATCTTCCGCATCCTCCCCGAAGGCGGACGGGCCGATATGGCCTTTCTCGCCGCCGGGATCTGGAAGGCCCTGATCACCACCGTGGCCGGCCTCTCCGTCGCCGTTCCGGTCATTCTGGTCCATGCCTACCTGATCCACCGCGTCGACGACGAGGAGGAGACTCTCCTCCGCACGACGGACTTCCTCGTCCGCGAAAAGCTTCTCGGCGGCGATCGCCCATGA
- a CDS encoding AIR synthase related protein, with amino-acid sequence MKRNPEMNFCPSGKLAPELLEHHVLEYRGTDRPEVLVGPRVGEDAAVIAWPSGDFLVASSDPIVGATKGAGRLLVQVNANDIVAKGGEPCYLIVTLILPASQGEDEASALMAEIDGACRELGVAVVGGHTEFTPRYDRPVLVGTMLGRARRVLRIERMEPGDLLVMTKHVGIEGMSILAQDRPDLVAPLLGEEALADVLSWTGLLSVVPEGRLLRDLARFMHDPTEGGLLGGFGEISRLSRLGLCLHRDAVPVHRHTRRLAQALDFDPLRLISSGVLLAVLPPEHLAEAGRRLDGAALEWAVVGHVVDGPGDCPPSLDEELWRLLELKGE; translated from the coding sequence GTGAAAAGAAACCCTGAGATGAACTTCTGTCCCTCGGGCAAACTGGCTCCCGAGCTTCTGGAACATCACGTTCTGGAATATCGCGGGACCGACCGTCCCGAGGTTCTCGTCGGTCCCCGAGTCGGCGAGGATGCCGCCGTCATCGCCTGGCCCTCGGGCGATTTCCTCGTGGCCTCTTCCGATCCCATCGTCGGAGCCACGAAAGGGGCGGGCCGCCTTCTCGTCCAGGTCAACGCCAACGATATCGTCGCAAAGGGGGGCGAGCCCTGCTACCTCATCGTCACCCTCATCCTTCCCGCCTCTCAGGGAGAGGACGAGGCCTCGGCCCTCATGGCCGAAATCGACGGGGCCTGCAGGGAACTCGGCGTGGCCGTCGTCGGCGGCCACACGGAGTTCACTCCCCGCTACGACAGGCCCGTCCTGGTGGGCACCATGCTGGGGCGGGCGCGGCGCGTCCTTCGGATCGAGCGGATGGAGCCCGGCGACCTTCTCGTCATGACCAAACACGTCGGCATCGAGGGGATGTCCATCCTCGCCCAGGACAGACCGGACCTCGTCGCGCCCCTCCTGGGAGAGGAGGCTCTCGCCGACGTTCTCTCCTGGACAGGGCTCCTCTCCGTCGTCCCCGAGGGGCGTCTTCTTCGTGACCTGGCCCGCTTCATGCACGATCCGACGGAGGGAGGGCTCCTGGGCGGTTTCGGCGAAATATCGCGTCTCTCACGCCTTGGGCTCTGCCTCCATCGCGACGCCGTTCCCGTCCACCGTCATACCCGTCGCCTCGCCCAGGCCCTCGACTTCGATCCGTTGAGGCTTATCTCCTCCGGCGTCCTCCTCGCCGTTCTTCCTCCCGAGCATCTCGCCGAGGCCGGAAGAAGGCTTGACGGGGCGGCCCTGGAATGGGCCGTCGTGGGTCATGTCGTCGACGGGCCCGGCGACTGCCCTCCCTCTCTCGACGAGGAGCTCTGGCGCCTTCTGGAGCTGAAAGGGGAGTGA
- a CDS encoding energy transducer TonB, translating to MEGGAPTSPGASADDVVTAGAADIVRRVEPLYPLASRRRKEEGEVVVVATLDIRGAVVAAEVEVSSSFSLLDESARKALTQWRFRPGLGPKVRVAVRFLLRND from the coding sequence ATGGAAGGAGGGGCCCCGACGTCACCCGGCGCTTCCGCGGACGACGTCGTCACGGCCGGAGCGGCCGATATCGTCCGCCGCGTCGAGCCCCTCTATCCCCTGGCCTCGCGCCGCAGGAAAGAGGAGGGAGAGGTCGTCGTCGTGGCGACTCTCGATATCCGTGGTGCCGTCGTCGCGGCGGAGGTCGAGGTGAGCAGTTCCTTCTCCCTTCTCGACGAGTCGGCCCGAAAGGCCCTGACCCAGTGGCGCTTCCGCCCCGGCCTGGGGCCGAAGGTGCGCGTCGCCGTCCGCTTCCTCCTCCGAAACGACTGA
- a CDS encoding ABC transporter substrate-binding protein, with protein MTRPFLVLALLLALFVPARGEERIVSLAPAITESLFALGEGGSVVGVTDFDVSPEEVLSLPRVGGYLDPSLERILALRPTLVVGTVTFHAELLRRLEELKIATLTLSLHQGLEEVGKALLSLGRSLGREERALALVEAIDTRLDELGRRVAERFGGHPPSLLVVVWTDPLTIAGGSNYLDDILDRIGVPNAAGGIVYTFPQVDREKVLALDPDIVVVARASRGMTIRSEDFIELFRGIPLRAIARGAVVELPADILFHPGPGVALAAEEIVTMIEARREP; from the coding sequence ATGACCCGACCTTTTCTCGTCCTGGCCCTTCTGCTGGCTCTTTTCGTCCCCGCCCGTGGAGAGGAGCGCATCGTCTCCCTCGCCCCGGCCATCACGGAGAGCCTCTTCGCCCTCGGCGAAGGGGGCTCCGTCGTTGGGGTCACCGATTTCGACGTCTCTCCCGAGGAGGTTCTTTCCCTGCCTCGCGTGGGAGGCTATCTCGATCCCTCTCTGGAGCGCATTCTGGCCCTGAGGCCCACCCTCGTCGTCGGAACCGTCACCTTTCACGCCGAGCTTCTCCGCCGCCTGGAGGAACTGAAGATCGCCACCCTGACCCTCTCCCTCCATCAGGGCCTCGAAGAGGTCGGTAAGGCCCTTCTCTCTCTGGGACGGAGCCTGGGCCGGGAGGAAAGGGCCCTTGCCCTCGTCGAGGCCATCGACACCCGCCTCGACGAGCTGGGCCGGAGAGTGGCCGAGCGTTTCGGCGGCCATCCTCCCTCTCTCCTCGTCGTCGTCTGGACCGATCCTCTGACCATCGCCGGTGGGTCGAACTATCTCGATGATATCCTGGATCGCATCGGCGTTCCCAACGCCGCCGGAGGGATCGTCTACACCTTTCCCCAAGTGGATCGGGAGAAAGTTCTCGCCCTGGACCCGGATATCGTCGTCGTCGCCCGTGCAAGTCGGGGGATGACCATCCGGTCGGAGGACTTCATCGAACTCTTCCGGGGCATTCCCCTCCGGGCCATCGCCCGGGGAGCCGTCGTGGAGCTGCCCGCCGACATCCTCTTCCATCCCGGCCCCGGCGTCGCCCTCGCCGCCGAGGAGATCGTGACCATGATCGAAGCGAGACGGGAACCATGA
- a CDS encoding ExbD/TolR family protein — protein sequence MSRRRSSPEVDLTPLIDVLFMLILFFVLTAAFVQGRLDVDLPSGQGEPLPAHPLVITVLADGSFLWAGENVGRDDLLARAREAKEAKRPLLLAGDREVPYGLVASLLDGLRREGIDEIGLALGGGEPLP from the coding sequence ATGAGCCGGCGGCGCTCCTCTCCCGAGGTGGACCTGACGCCTCTCATCGACGTCCTTTTCATGCTCATCCTCTTTTTCGTCCTGACGGCGGCCTTTGTCCAGGGCCGCCTTGACGTCGACCTCCCCTCCGGTCAGGGGGAACCCCTCCCGGCCCATCCCCTCGTCATCACCGTTCTCGCCGACGGCTCTTTCCTCTGGGCCGGAGAGAACGTGGGGCGGGACGATCTCCTCGCCCGGGCCCGTGAGGCCAAGGAGGCCAAACGCCCCCTTCTTTTAGCAGGCGACAGGGAGGTCCCCTACGGTCTCGTCGCCTCCCTTCTCGATGGGCTCCGCCGGGAGGGGATCGACGAGATCGGTCTCGCCCTGGGGGGAGGAGAGCCTCTCCCGTGA
- a CDS encoding M24 family metallopeptidase — protein MRAVNFGPIGRRVEALRRLMTERGCFSFVLPVIERANWESLYYLSGFRGTSGAAVVTSTETFLVTDGRYLAQARRQSPFEVLEQRGGRLSEALAALLRRLSPRNVGLEWDRVTHGTYLSFESLGYPLVDVSSLLPRLRRRKDETEIPLIRGAAERAALAFRRTLAKAGEGMTEREFAALLEFEIRSAGAEGGWGTSDFIVASGSRSALPHGRPTDRVFLRGDWVTVDFGARYGDYLSDITRNFTVGPADPWLLEIHGLVTCAHDRAAALLVPGVPCRDVDRAARSVIEEGGYGEAFPHGLGHGLGLEVHEAPRLSPRFDDILEVGDVVTVEPGIYVEGRGGVRLEDDYVITETGAICLTEKLEARLFEV, from the coding sequence GTGAGGGCCGTGAATTTCGGCCCCATCGGCCGCCGCGTCGAGGCCCTGCGGCGACTCATGACGGAGCGGGGCTGTTTCTCCTTCGTCCTGCCCGTCATCGAGAGAGCTAACTGGGAAAGCCTCTACTACCTATCGGGCTTCCGCGGCACGAGCGGCGCCGCCGTCGTCACCTCGACGGAGACCTTCCTCGTCACCGACGGACGGTATCTGGCCCAGGCCCGCCGCCAGTCCCCCTTCGAGGTCCTCGAACAACGGGGCGGCCGTCTTTCGGAAGCCCTGGCCGCGCTTCTGCGGAGGCTCTCTCCCCGCAACGTCGGCCTGGAGTGGGACCGCGTCACCCATGGCACCTACCTCTCCTTCGAATCCCTGGGCTATCCTCTCGTCGACGTCTCGTCCCTGCTTCCCCGTCTGCGTCGCCGCAAGGACGAGACGGAGATTCCCCTCATCCGGGGGGCGGCGGAGCGGGCCGCTCTGGCCTTCCGGCGGACGCTGGCCAAGGCCGGGGAGGGGATGACGGAGCGCGAATTCGCCGCCCTCCTGGAGTTCGAGATCCGATCGGCCGGCGCCGAAGGAGGATGGGGGACGAGCGATTTCATCGTCGCCTCGGGCAGCCGCTCGGCCCTTCCTCACGGTCGTCCCACGGACCGCGTCTTTCTTCGAGGCGACTGGGTTACCGTCGATTTCGGCGCCCGCTACGGCGACTATCTCAGCGATATCACCCGCAATTTCACCGTCGGTCCGGCCGATCCCTGGCTGCTGGAGATTCACGGCCTCGTCACCTGCGCCCATGACCGGGCCGCGGCTCTTCTCGTTCCCGGAGTCCCCTGCCGGGACGTGGACAGGGCGGCCCGCTCCGTCATCGAAGAGGGGGGCTACGGCGAGGCCTTTCCCCACGGCCTCGGTCACGGTCTGGGACTGGAAGTTCACGAGGCACCCCGCCTCTCTCCCCGCTTCGACGACATCCTGGAGGTGGGAGACGTCGTCACCGTAGAGCCGGGCATCTACGTCGAGGGCCGAGGAGGCGTGCGGCTGGAAGACGACTATGTCATCACCGAGACGGGGGCGATCTGCCTCACGGAAAAGCTCGAGGCTCGCCTCTTCGAGGTCTGA
- a CDS encoding HD-GYP domain-containing protein → MRLRRFIVPFFGALLVLLTLIIVLLGFAAVRDEFAERERMARLLTQSVYARLLHQLRGVEEILPFLVTARGETAALDVVLLSPVDGQRTGSAVRGALPLGFHPTSVGPLWATSPLFSPSGDPLLVRLVESEGRSFVVGVHLDLQEVFSDDDGLEALRRMILCDARGVVLWGLPDDPFVSRGMIPPSFLRSQPQWSKAPWGDLFWGRAYSLPLAGLRLFVHVPLRSFLKTLVGRLYLPVLLGLSSLLLLWSFWSIVSRQVLDPMEQARLAAVSMRDHLDSVRIPSDYTATIEELSRGMTIFSQGSRLEEVTTFGQALASSLQTLVAQQEELISYSQELESMNVALTETNEAIRHREDLWRCMLEASRAVSSKGDEGLLGRMAEILLDVGEASGVAVDRVEGEGLVLLVEKGYLGLPSRTALPFDACLAGRAVREGRPLWIADVGTESGYFEVHDEVRSEFLLPLVHMGRVLGVLTLSWKERRERDDHLIESLVPLGAFLAGSLDVQRSLEELRQSYSYMAGRLQHLTALYHDETAEHVARTEAYCRFLARRLGKNDEEIERVGFFSRLHDIGKLRVPRYILTKPGRLTAEEFELIKNHTRWGAEILGEARWLDPGRKICLYHHERWDGKGYPEGLAGEAIPWEARVMALADVYDALRSSRAYKGAFSHEKAVSIILEGDDRLRPGHFDPALVEIFRREHGELDVIFNSYREDEV, encoded by the coding sequence TTGAGGCTGCGCCGCTTTATCGTTCCCTTTTTCGGGGCGCTTCTCGTCCTGCTGACGCTGATCATCGTCCTCCTCGGGTTCGCCGCCGTCCGCGACGAGTTTGCCGAGCGGGAGCGCATGGCCCGTCTCCTGACTCAGAGCGTCTATGCCCGTCTGCTGCACCAGCTCCGCGGCGTCGAGGAGATCCTTCCCTTTCTCGTCACGGCCCGCGGCGAGACGGCGGCCCTCGACGTGGTCCTTCTTTCGCCCGTCGACGGCCAGAGGACGGGCTCCGCCGTCAGGGGGGCGCTTCCTCTCGGCTTCCATCCCACGTCCGTCGGGCCTCTTTGGGCGACGTCGCCGCTTTTTTCCCCCTCAGGCGATCCCCTCCTGGTCCGCCTCGTCGAAAGCGAGGGCCGATCCTTCGTCGTCGGCGTCCACCTCGACCTCCAGGAGGTCTTCTCCGACGACGACGGGCTGGAGGCCCTGCGGAGGATGATCCTCTGCGACGCCAGGGGGGTTGTTCTCTGGGGGCTTCCCGACGATCCCTTCGTCTCCCGCGGCATGATTCCCCCCTCTTTCCTGCGATCGCAACCCCAGTGGAGTAAGGCTCCCTGGGGAGATCTCTTCTGGGGACGGGCCTACAGTCTCCCTCTGGCCGGTCTGCGCCTTTTCGTCCATGTCCCGCTCCGCTCCTTCCTGAAGACCCTGGTGGGGAGGCTCTACCTCCCCGTCCTTCTGGGGCTGTCCAGCCTGCTGCTCCTTTGGAGTTTCTGGTCCATCGTCTCCAGACAGGTTCTCGACCCCATGGAGCAGGCCCGCCTCGCCGCCGTCTCCATGCGCGATCATCTCGACTCCGTCAGGATCCCCTCGGACTATACGGCGACGATCGAGGAACTCAGCAGAGGAATGACGATCTTCTCCCAGGGGAGCCGCCTCGAAGAGGTGACGACCTTCGGACAGGCCCTGGCCAGTTCGCTACAGACCCTGGTGGCCCAGCAGGAGGAGCTCATCTCCTACAGCCAGGAGCTGGAGTCGATGAACGTGGCTCTGACGGAGACGAACGAGGCCATCCGTCATCGCGAGGACCTCTGGCGATGTATGCTCGAGGCCTCCCGGGCCGTCTCCTCCAAGGGAGACGAGGGACTCCTGGGGCGGATGGCCGAGATCCTTCTCGACGTGGGCGAGGCCTCCGGCGTCGCCGTCGATCGCGTCGAGGGAGAGGGGCTCGTCCTTCTCGTGGAAAAAGGCTATCTGGGGCTCCCCTCCCGCACGGCTCTGCCCTTCGACGCCTGTCTCGCCGGCAGGGCCGTGCGGGAGGGGCGTCCGCTCTGGATAGCCGACGTCGGAACCGAGTCGGGCTATTTCGAGGTCCACGACGAGGTCCGCAGCGAATTCCTCCTCCCTCTCGTCCATATGGGGCGCGTCCTCGGTGTCCTCACCCTCTCCTGGAAGGAGCGGCGCGAACGCGACGACCATCTCATCGAATCCCTCGTTCCCCTCGGAGCCTTCCTGGCCGGGAGCCTCGACGTGCAGCGCTCCCTCGAGGAGCTGAGGCAGTCCTACTCCTACATGGCCGGCCGCCTCCAGCATCTGACGGCTCTCTATCACGACGAGACGGCCGAGCATGTCGCCCGCACCGAGGCCTACTGTCGCTTCCTCGCCCGCCGCCTCGGCAAGAACGACGAGGAGATCGAGCGGGTCGGCTTCTTCTCCCGCCTGCACGACATCGGAAAGCTGCGGGTGCCTCGCTATATCCTGACCAAACCGGGGCGTCTGACGGCGGAGGAGTTCGAGCTGATCAAAAACCACACCCGCTGGGGGGCCGAGATCCTCGGAGAGGCCCGGTGGCTCGACCCGGGACGGAAGATCTGTCTCTACCATCACGAGCGCTGGGACGGCAAGGGCTATCCGGAGGGTCTGGCCGGAGAGGCCATCCCCTGGGAGGCCCGCGTCATGGCCCTGGCCGATGTCTACGATGCCCTCCGCTCCTCTCGGGCCTACAAAGGGGCCTTCAGCCACGAGAAGGCCGTCTCCATCATCCTCGAAGGGGATGACCGCCTCAGGCCCGGTCACTTCGACCCCGCCCTCGTCGAAATCTTCCGCCGAGAGCATGGGGAGCTCGATGTCATTTTCAACAGCTATAGGGAGGACGAGGTATAA
- a CDS encoding epoxyqueuosine reductase QueH, whose amino-acid sequence MRAPMKATGPETKEKVLLHLCCAPDGTVPWPDLLAEGYAVEGFFYGNNIHPEEEFRRRLDAARILASSLGCPLHVLSYDPQSWIETTRGLAREPEGGARCLLCFRLQLEAAGDLAGSLGFSLLATTLTISPHKDVTAVNAVGREVAARRGLVWLDRIWRKGGGFVRSVAESRRLALYRQKYCGCLYSLRGDEDREKKP is encoded by the coding sequence GTGAGGGCGCCGATGAAGGCGACGGGGCCTGAGACGAAGGAAAAGGTCCTGCTCCACCTCTGTTGCGCCCCCGACGGGACGGTACCCTGGCCCGATCTTCTGGCCGAGGGCTATGCCGTCGAGGGGTTTTTCTACGGCAACAACATCCACCCCGAGGAGGAGTTCCGTCGCCGTCTCGATGCGGCGCGGATCCTGGCCTCCTCCCTGGGGTGTCCCCTTCATGTCCTCTCCTACGACCCGCAGTCCTGGATCGAGACGACGCGGGGGCTGGCGCGGGAGCCCGAGGGAGGCGCACGCTGTCTCCTCTGTTTCCGCCTCCAGCTCGAGGCCGCCGGCGATCTGGCCGGATCTCTGGGCTTCTCCCTTCTGGCGACGACGCTCACCATCAGTCCCCACAAGGATGTGACGGCCGTCAATGCCGTCGGTCGGGAGGTGGCCGCCCGACGGGGGCTGGTCTGGCTCGATCGGATCTGGCGCAAGGGGGGAGGCTTCGTCCGCTCCGTCGCCGAGAGCCGTCGCCTGGCCCTTTATCGGCAGAAATACTGCGGCTGTCTCTACAGCCTAAGAGGTGATGAAGACCGTGAAAAGAAACCCTGA
- a CDS encoding aconitate hydratase, with translation MGRTVAEKIIRTHLVEGEMRRGERIALRMDQTLTQDATGTLAYLEFEAMGVARVRTERSVSYVDHNMIQGDYRNPDDHRYLQDVAARHGSIFSPPGNGICHQLHVERFAEPGKTLIGSDSHTPTSSAVGMLAIGAGGLDVALAMAGEPFCLPMPALLGVRLVGTLQPFVSAKDVILEVLRHTDVNGGVGKIIEYFGPGVKNLSVPDRATITNMGAETGATSSVFPSDEVTRRWLRSQGRESSWVELSADDDARYDEIIDIDLSELEPMVAQPFQPGKVVRVSALEGMAIDQVMFGSCTNSSLRDLLSIGHLLDGQKIASSVDAGISPGSRQVLLEATERGALSKMIRAGVRLLEVSCGACIGMGFAPPTEGVSLRTINRNFLGRCGHKTGKVYLVSPEVAAASAVTGVLTDPRAFARDRGLEPFRFSMPETFLIDDGLFEAPSPEPETIVIRRGPNIAPLPEMKAMEATVRGEVLLKVGDDITTDHIMPAGAKILPLRSNIPAIAEHVFEVVDASFPARAKEAGSGFVVGGANYGQGSSREHAAIAPRYLGVRAVIVKSFARIHLANLVNFGILPLTFVDESDYDGIDQGDHLSLETEHLLAGGAFIIRNETKDRPIACKTPLGQEDLDVVKAGGKLNYVKERLAVPSF, from the coding sequence ATGGGCAGAACTGTCGCGGAGAAAATCATCAGGACCCACCTCGTCGAGGGAGAGATGCGGCGCGGAGAGAGGATCGCCCTTCGCATGGACCAGACGCTGACGCAGGACGCCACGGGGACGCTGGCCTACCTCGAGTTCGAGGCCATGGGCGTCGCCCGCGTGAGGACGGAAAGGTCCGTCAGCTACGTCGACCACAACATGATTCAGGGAGACTATCGCAACCCCGACGATCACCGTTACCTCCAGGACGTGGCGGCTCGCCACGGGAGCATCTTCTCCCCTCCGGGGAACGGCATCTGTCACCAGCTTCACGTCGAGCGTTTCGCCGAGCCGGGTAAAACCCTCATCGGCAGCGACTCCCATACTCCCACGTCCAGCGCCGTGGGTATGCTCGCCATCGGAGCCGGGGGGCTTGACGTGGCCCTGGCCATGGCCGGCGAGCCCTTCTGTCTCCCCATGCCGGCCCTTCTCGGCGTCCGCCTCGTCGGAACCCTTCAGCCCTTCGTCTCGGCCAAGGACGTCATCCTCGAAGTGCTCCGCCACACCGACGTCAACGGCGGTGTGGGCAAGATCATCGAGTATTTCGGCCCCGGCGTGAAGAACCTCTCCGTCCCCGATCGGGCGACGATCACCAACATGGGCGCCGAGACGGGTGCCACGTCGTCTGTCTTCCCCAGCGACGAGGTGACGCGCCGCTGGCTCCGCTCTCAGGGGCGGGAGTCCTCCTGGGTGGAACTTTCCGCCGACGACGACGCCCGCTACGATGAGATCATCGACATCGACCTCTCGGAGCTGGAGCCGATGGTGGCCCAACCCTTCCAGCCAGGCAAGGTCGTCAGGGTCTCCGCGCTGGAGGGCATGGCCATCGACCAGGTCATGTTCGGCTCCTGCACCAACTCCTCCCTGCGCGATCTTCTCTCCATCGGCCATCTTCTCGACGGACAGAAGATCGCCTCTTCCGTCGACGCCGGCATTTCACCCGGAAGCCGGCAGGTTCTCCTCGAGGCCACGGAGCGGGGAGCCCTTTCGAAGATGATCCGCGCCGGCGTGCGCCTCCTCGAGGTGAGCTGCGGCGCCTGCATCGGCATGGGATTCGCCCCTCCCACGGAGGGCGTTTCGCTGCGGACGATCAACCGCAACTTCCTGGGCCGCTGCGGCCACAAGACGGGCAAGGTCTACCTCGTCAGCCCCGAAGTCGCCGCCGCCTCGGCCGTCACGGGCGTCCTCACCGATCCCCGTGCCTTTGCCCGGGACCGGGGACTGGAGCCCTTCCGCTTCTCCATGCCCGAGACGTTCCTCATCGATGACGGTCTTTTCGAGGCGCCCTCTCCGGAGCCGGAGACGATCGTCATCCGCCGTGGTCCCAACATCGCCCCCCTGCCCGAGATGAAGGCCATGGAGGCCACCGTCCGGGGCGAGGTCCTCCTCAAGGTGGGCGACGACATCACGACGGACCACATCATGCCCGCCGGGGCCAAGATCCTCCCCCTGCGCTCCAACATCCCCGCCATCGCCGAACATGTCTTCGAAGTCGTCGACGCCTCTTTTCCCGCCAGGGCCAAAGAGGCGGGGAGCGGCTTCGTCGTCGGAGGGGCCAACTACGGGCAGGGTTCGAGCCGGGAGCATGCCGCCATCGCCCCGCGCTATCTCGGCGTGCGCGCCGTCATCGTCAAAAGCTTCGCCCGCATTCATCTGGCCAACCTGGTCAACTTCGGCATCCTTCCCCTGACCTTCGTCGATGAATCCGATTACGACGGCATCGATCAGGGTGACCATCTTTCGCTGGAGACGGAGCATCTTCTGGCCGGGGGGGCGTTCATCATCAGAAACGAGACGAAAGATAGGCCCATCGCCTGCAAAACGCCGCTGGGGCAGGAAGATCTCGACGTCGTCAAGGCAGGAGGCAAGCTCAATTACGTGAAGGAGCGTCTGGCCGTTCCTTCCTTCTAA
- a CDS encoding tRNA (adenine-N1)-methyltransferase yields MLNEGDLVLLWSPHKGDSYLLSLKSGAFQGTRTGTIPHDSVAEASYGGVVTTGKGQLFYVLRPTSGEFMRRIRRQTQIIYPKDAGLLLLYLDIFPGARVLECGTGSGSLTSLLGHFVGESGRVYSYDRREEFSLIARDNCRRWGVEERVTFRIGEAVDGFEERDVDALVLDLPSPWEALDAAHAALAPGRRLAALVPTTNQLERLIDGLNEGAFVDIQVLETFLRTYRTNARRIRPDDTMIGHTGYLVIATAVLARGGSGEGEGADEGDGA; encoded by the coding sequence ATGTTGAACGAAGGCGATCTGGTCCTTCTCTGGTCGCCCCACAAGGGCGACTCCTATCTGTTGAGCCTGAAGAGCGGCGCCTTTCAGGGAACCCGCACGGGGACCATTCCCCACGACAGCGTCGCCGAGGCCTCTTACGGAGGGGTCGTCACGACGGGCAAAGGGCAGCTCTTCTACGTCCTCCGCCCCACTTCGGGCGAATTCATGCGCCGGATCAGGCGTCAGACCCAGATCATCTACCCCAAGGACGCGGGCCTTCTTCTCCTCTACCTGGATATCTTCCCCGGTGCCCGCGTCCTCGAATGCGGCACCGGTTCGGGGAGCCTGACCAGTCTCCTGGGTCATTTCGTCGGCGAGTCCGGCCGCGTCTACAGCTACGACCGGCGGGAGGAATTCTCCCTCATCGCCCGCGACAACTGCCGTCGCTGGGGCGTCGAGGAGAGGGTCACCTTTCGCATAGGAGAGGCCGTCGATGGCTTCGAGGAGCGCGACGTCGATGCCCTCGTCCTCGATCTTCCCTCCCCCTGGGAGGCCCTCGACGCCGCCCACGCCGCCCTCGCTCCGGGCCGCCGCCTGGCCGCCCTCGTGCCGACGACGAATCAGCTGGAGCGGCTCATCGACGGCCTCAACGAGGGAGCCTTCGTCGACATCCAGGTTCTGGAGACCTTCCTACGGACCTACAGGACCAACGCCAGACGGATCCGCCCCGACGACACCATGATCGGTCATACCGGTTACCTCGTCATCGCGACGGCTGTCCTCGCACGGGGCGGGAGCGGTGAGGGTGAGGGCGCCGATGAAGGCGACGGGGCCTGA